A genomic stretch from Aerococcaceae bacterium zg-1292 includes:
- a CDS encoding phage tail tape measure protein, translated as MSRRIKGITIELGGDTTKLQTALKQVNREIKDTQRELKDVERLLKLDPHNTELLAQKQALVTQAIDGTNEKLETLKTASEQAYEALNKGEITKQQFDALQREIIETEQTLKHLESELKNVDSSFQATLKNAGEKMTQTGETIKGVGTTLTKNVTAPIVGIGAASIAAFSQIDEGYDIIIKKTGVAGEEFEALKKVADNVFRSLPVEMVDVGTAVGEINTRFKVTDAELENLTVLFLKFAEINETDVNATIGNTHRLMTQWGISTSETAAILGLLTSKAQETGISVEQLINGSQQYGSIMKEMGLNLTQSIELLAQFEANGVNADQALMGLKKAVQTYTAQGLSMDEALRATIQSIKEAASETEALAIASQIFGSRGALEMTKGIREGRISLDELSKSMTNYGEVVNETYAGTYDGIDNFKVAMNNLKSVLAELGAVISDVLGPILLVVAKALGTLASWFGHLPVPVKQVIVMVGLLVAAIGPLLVIFGTIVAAVGQAITGFATLSGVFASVGGAITATLPVIVSIGAPLLAIVAVVWSVIEVGNYLIANWEEIKQAASQTWQAVAQKIQSWMNQLQHGMTQTWHRIKNTTMQVWQSMQQYLTGLWQSMSQTLSAVWQQIVQQAQTFWTQLLQTIQWIGQSIWQSIETVWKAILSFIITVVNSIVNGAIDGFASLLSGIQSVMGNITQAIANGFNQAVQFIFDVMGQAYGWGVDFIQGFVNGIWNSMSSVVHAVKSVADTVWSYLHFTVPEVGPLTDYETWMPDFMKGLSKGIEQSRHLVRQSVENVANDMIMRPAESVSPHYSVDVSAITQAIQGIAVESPSPSFESIKDIVIPVYVGGTLLDEVIVNAQMRQAIRSGGRS; from the coding sequence ATGTCAAGACGAATAAAGGGAATCACCATTGAATTAGGTGGCGATACAACTAAACTCCAGACTGCTTTAAAACAAGTCAACCGAGAGATTAAAGATACCCAGCGTGAATTGAAAGATGTAGAACGACTACTGAAACTCGATCCACATAATACGGAACTCTTGGCACAAAAACAAGCCTTAGTAACACAAGCAATTGATGGCACAAACGAAAAATTAGAAACGCTAAAAACAGCAAGTGAACAAGCGTATGAGGCACTTAATAAAGGGGAGATAACGAAACAACAATTTGATGCCTTGCAACGAGAAATTATTGAAACGGAACAAACCCTTAAGCACTTAGAATCGGAATTAAAAAATGTAGATTCGAGTTTTCAAGCAACATTAAAAAATGCGGGCGAAAAAATGACTCAGACAGGCGAAACAATCAAAGGAGTTGGCACTACGCTCACGAAAAATGTAACGGCTCCGATTGTTGGTATAGGTGCAGCTTCTATAGCGGCCTTTTCACAAATTGATGAAGGATATGACATCATTATAAAAAAGACCGGAGTAGCGGGGGAAGAATTTGAAGCACTCAAGAAAGTGGCAGATAATGTCTTTCGCTCTCTTCCTGTTGAAATGGTCGATGTTGGAACAGCAGTGGGCGAAATTAATACACGTTTTAAAGTAACAGATGCTGAACTTGAAAACTTAACAGTACTCTTTTTAAAATTTGCTGAAATTAATGAAACGGATGTCAATGCAACGATTGGCAATACGCATCGTTTGATGACCCAATGGGGAATTTCAACGTCAGAAACTGCAGCCATCTTAGGACTGTTAACGTCCAAAGCACAAGAAACAGGAATCAGTGTGGAACAATTAATTAATGGGTCGCAACAATATGGTTCGATTATGAAAGAAATGGGCTTAAATTTAACGCAAAGCATCGAATTGTTAGCACAATTTGAAGCAAATGGTGTGAATGCAGACCAAGCATTGATGGGATTGAAAAAAGCGGTTCAGACATATACAGCACAGGGATTATCCATGGATGAAGCGTTGAGAGCAACCATTCAATCCATTAAAGAAGCGGCATCCGAAACGGAAGCGTTAGCCATTGCCAGCCAAATATTTGGTAGTCGCGGTGCGTTAGAAATGACGAAAGGTATTCGAGAAGGGCGTATTTCTTTGGATGAACTATCCAAAAGTATGACAAATTATGGTGAAGTCGTTAATGAAACGTATGCAGGTACATATGATGGGATAGATAACTTTAAAGTAGCCATGAATAATTTAAAGAGTGTATTAGCGGAACTGGGTGCGGTTATATCTGATGTCTTAGGTCCTATTTTGTTGGTTGTTGCGAAAGCTTTAGGAACACTTGCATCGTGGTTTGGGCATCTCCCCGTACCGGTCAAACAAGTGATTGTAATGGTGGGGCTACTGGTTGCTGCTATTGGTCCGTTATTAGTAATTTTTGGAACGATTGTGGCAGCCGTTGGACAAGCGATCACAGGGTTTGCTACCTTATCAGGTGTTTTTGCTTCGGTAGGTGGGGCAATTACTGCAACCTTACCCGTTATTGTATCCATCGGTGCTCCCTTGTTGGCAATCGTTGCAGTGGTCTGGTCGGTAATTGAAGTTGGAAACTATCTGATTGCCAACTGGGAAGAAATTAAACAAGCAGCAAGCCAAACCTGGCAAGCAGTTGCGCAAAAGATACAGTCCTGGATGAATCAACTGCAACATGGGATGACTCAAACCTGGCATCGTATTAAAAATACAACGATGCAAGTGTGGCAATCGATGCAACAGTATTTAACTGGATTATGGCAGTCTATGAGTCAAACTTTATCAGCTGTATGGCAACAAATTGTACAACAAGCACAAACATTTTGGACTCAACTCTTACAAACCATTCAGTGGATAGGGCAGTCTATTTGGCAAAGCATTGAAACGGTTTGGAAGGCCATTTTATCATTCATCATTACTGTTGTTAATTCCATCGTCAATGGAGCAATCGATGGATTTGCTTCTCTGCTGAGTGGGATTCAATCCGTTATGGGTAATATTACTCAAGCGATTGCGAATGGGTTTAATCAAGCGGTGCAATTTATCTTTGATGTAATGGGGCAGGCCTATGGTTGGGGTGTTGATTTTATTCAAGGATTTGTTAATGGGATTTGGAACAGTATGAGTAGCGTTGTTCATGCAGTTAAATCGGTTGCGGATACCGTGTGGAGTTATTTACACTTTACCGTTCCAGAAGTAGGACCTTTAACGGATTATGAAACTTGGATGCCGGATTTCATGAAAGGTCTATCGAAAGGAATTGAACAGAGCCGCCATTTAGTGAGACAATCCGTTGAAAATGTTGCCAATGACATGATCATGCGACCAGCAGAGTCTGTTTCGCCACATTATTCCGTAGATGTTTCTGCGATAACTCAAGCAATTCAAGGTATCGCCGTGGAATCTCCTTCGCCTTCTTTTGAATCGATTAAGGATATTGTTATTCCTGTTTATGTCGGCGGAACATTATTAGACGAAGTGATTGTTAATGCACAAATGCGCCAAGCCATACGGTCAGGAGGTCGATCATAA